The nucleotide window CCCCCTCCAGCATGTACATTTGCATATGCATGGCATTGCACCGCCAGCCTAAGAAACAAAATACTCTGTTCAGTCAACCATTACTGTAAAGTGAATACATATGTATACAGTGGTAGTTGTGTTATTTGGAATAATTAAAACACATTCTCAGTCTTAAGTAAGGGATCATGTATAAAACGCCGTTCATTTTTGAGAAACAGGTTGTCACAGGGCGAAACGGACCCTGACGCGCACCCCCAGACCCCGATAATGACCgtcgttctatacattatcagaacagaaaataacatttaaaaactacatacaatacagtatgtgttgatgCAAATGTACCCGGAATAAAAGCACACTGGTGTCGATGGAAACTTTCTAGGGAGGAGGACCCCCTACCACACCGAAGGACATCTAGCTCTTTGCCACCCTTCTGGAGTGTCCCCACCTTAGTGTATAGTGCAACACCAGCAGGGTCTTGAAGGCACTTCAGATGCTTCTGTTGCACATCCCATAAGTGGCGCATGCGGTCATGATTCACCAGACGCAGCCCTGTGGTGTCTGTGAGCTCCCAAACAGATTCCAGCAGCCCTGAGATCATGCCCCgcatctcctccactccacGTGTCCTCCGCCTGCAGTGCCTCTTTAGTTCACCTGGGCTGATGCTGGCCGTGAGCTGTTGCTCAGTTGGAGTATGTCCGCTGTGGCTGCTCTTCCATTCTGCTCTCTTGGCCTCCTTCAGTCGTTGTACATCCTCCTGGTCCCATTCGAAAACGCAGGAGGACAGCTTAGCACAAAAGGTGCCGTAGAGAGGGTGGTGTTCGGTAGTGAGGCCGCAATTGAAGCGCCTCATGAAATGGAAACTATCCAAGCGTATTGCAGACCTCCATGGATGAAAAAGTTTTGACACAGAAGACACACCTgtgaaaaacaaacatgcataatAACAGACAACACCCGTGTGTGGTTACACAATGATTAAGTACACTCCCAATTGCCTGTGccactgtaaataaataaataaataaaaaatacaaatggttccaatagtgtgtgtgtgtgtgtgtgtgtgtgtgtgtgtgtgtgtgtgtgtgtgtgtgtgtgtgtgtgtgtgtgtgtgtgtgtcacccaccTGACTGGCTGCAGCAATCACGGTCGACATAGATGACCTCAGGTTCAACTTGGCCTGCATTCAAGTACCGCCTCACAATACCTTGGCACAGCTCTTCCAAACCTGCCCCTTCACCTGTGGTTAAAACAGAGTTCAACACTTGGCCAAACTCATTGCCAATGTTCGACATCCAAGCAGCGCTGTCGCCGATCTCGCCAGCCAGCTTCTTGGTGatctgtaaaacaaacacatgcattaaGACGTAAACCAATTTCCTGTGTTGTAATTATACATGTTTTTTACTGTTGAAAACCTAACCTTCTTTGTTGAATCCATTTTCAGCACTTTACCATACGTAGATGTGATTACTCCTTTCATTTCATCCGAATGGCTGAGAATGTCATTGGAGTGGACAGTCTCGAACCATTGGGCAAGTGGAAGGGGCCTGAATGGTAGTGGAGGATGTAAAGGTGTAGGGGAAGCAAAGGTAGCCATCTTTATATGGCGCTCACAGTCCGAAAGGTAGCGAATGGTCTGCCATGCCCACTCCTCGCTGTGTGCTTCCTGTATTGCAGACTGGAGGTATGAGGAGCTGTTGCCACTGGTCCTTGGCCTCAGGAAAGTCATTAGCTTCTTGTCTAAAGCCAGCTGGGTAGTAAGGACAGCGGGGAACAGGGTCATGTGGGCCACGTCCACCTGGGAGAGTATTTCCTGGCTCCATGGACAGACCGGCTGAGAGCATTTGCAGCAACGAGGATAGTCCCCTCCTACTAGGTAATAGCGGCTATCCATGTCTATCACCTCTCTCACCTTTCTGTATATCCCGGAGCTGTTCATTTTACAGGAACATTGGGGGCACTTTAAAGGAATACCCCACATCCTCATTGGTGCCCAGATAAATAATCTCTGCCGGTAGTACCACCCAGGCTCAGGAGGAGATGGTTTGGGCTCCAGTGGGGGATGAAACCAGCAGGTGTTAATTTTTTGCTTCAGCTGCCCTGTAGGCTCATACAGGCATTTCGCAACCCACACCTGATCTGCTTCCTGTATAACTTTACGAAACTGTTCTGGAAGAAAACCTTTCCAAATGTTTGGTAGTAGttttgtggtggtagtgtggtgtggtgtggtagtgtggtgtggtgtggcagaGCTACCTGTAGGAGGGAACAGAGATGGTGCCGTCCTCGATGGTGGTAGttttgtggtggtagtgtggtgtggtgtagcagAGCTACCTGTAGAATGGAACAGAGATGGTGCCGTCCTCGATGGTGGTAGttttgtggtggtagtgtggtgtggtgtagcagAGCTACCTGTAGGAGGGAACAGAGATGGTGCCGTCCTCGATGGTGGTAGttttgtggtggtagtgtggtgtggtgtggcagaGCTACCTGTAGAACCTGGGAACAGAGATGGCGTTGTCTTTGATGGCAGTACTTTAGTGGTGGCATTGCTTTTGCAGTACTTCGGTGGTGGCTTTTGCGGCGATGGCATAATGAATGCTGCGTAATGCACCAACTGAATGTGGTTTAAAAGACCAACAGTACCCTGTACCTTGGCCCCACAGGTGTCACACACCTCATCCGTATGGTGGTCAGACAGGTGCTCTGAAAATTTGTCTCCTTCCACAAGCTGCTTGCACATGCAGCACTGCACTTCCTGTCCTGCTACTGATGCTCCTGCATCCGAgtctcctctccctgcctctgtgTGGTCTCCGACTCCCCCTGcatctgtgtctcctctccctgcctctgtgTGGTCTCCGACTCCCACTGCATCCTTGTCTCCTCGTCTTGCCCCTGTGTGGTCTCCGACTCCCCCTGCATCCGTGTCTCCTCGCCCTGCCTCTGTGTGGTCTCCGACTGCCCCTGcatctgtgtctcctctccctgcctctgtgTGGTCTCCGACTCCCACTGCATCCTTGTCTCCTCGTCTTGCCCCTGTGTGGTCTCCGACTCCCCCTGCATCCGTGTCTCCTCGCCCTGTATCCATGCCTCCTCTCCCTACCTCTGTGCTGACTTGGACTCGCCCTGCCTCCGTCTCAACTCCTCCTGCCTCACTGGACCCAGCGCCTGATGACAGATCTGCTGGCTGGGGAGAGAGTTACAGAAAGAGGGCCATGCTACTAGCAACTAAAAATCCTACACTACTAGTttcctctaaaaaaaaaagtttcaaaatAGGCTTGGAAAACATCAGACATTACTGCAAAATCATTGAAGCCCACcagaggaaaaaacaaacaaatcagcaAACATCAATTGGTAAATTTCACCTACCTTGTGGAACCCACAGGAGCACTGAAGGCTTCTCCCAAACAGATCCAACGTTTGGCTATGGCTCTGCAGGGGGCAAGCATCAATTTTCTCCAAgacctttttccatttcttgGCCCCTGGCCGTTTGCCAGTTGAAAAATGAAATTTGCCCTGGGCATATTTTAAGCAGATGTCCCTCCAGTAACTGTCTGGCTTTCCTGTCTTCGTCATCTGCAAACATTACATACAATACAGGTTAATGTCGGTCGAGCTAGGCTATGTGTGCACAGACTTTAGACAGTAAAatatatggacagagctatcacgtaatttcaatgttttttttttgtcttctacCTCCTGCATAGGTCTCCTGCGtaggctcaggtgtcgtacatgtgacgtaggcacgtagtcagagacgctttactctctctggacgcatgcgcattacCAATTTAGCATTGATTTCAGAAAAACGTTTATTTaacgataagacagttacgaggttATAACGCCAATCTCACAATGTTGTATTTACTCCGGAAATAGAAAAGGTTCGtacaaaggcttaaaacgcttcagctgtaacgttatttgatgtcaaaagtggcgcttacgccccataggattcaatggaatggctagcTAGCACTGGCTAGCTAGcactgtctacactctccgaacgttcgcctgcccccttggcacaaacagacagaggcaATTATACATatacgtgtgtatgtatatgtaattaaacaaataaagacgttattgttgatattttcattcattcatatcacgAATATCCCCGCCATAGCCACACAGTGCTAATATACAGCGACGCCATAACAATCTGAAGCTCCGTTAGCAAAGCGACCACGTAACAAGAAAGCTGAAATATAAGTTGAATATCATGCTGACAGGATGGGAAATTAAATCGTTTacctttttgttttattgtggTATTGCTTGTACAAATATTAATCACGTTTCCAAACCGTTTCCCCGTGTTCGGCTGTGTTCAAGCGGTGGAAGAAAATGGCTGCCACTCTTGAGCGCTCTAAAGCTATAACCACGCCCCTTCTCTCGTCACGTGACCTACTGTTCGGATCTGTGGTTGGACCTATGGGTTGGACCTCGTTTGAAACTCTTTGATCTCGTTAGGAATCTGAGGACTTGTCTGGACTTGTTCGGACTTGTTGAGGAGTTGGTTCGGACCTCGTTCGAATGTTAGGACCTCCTCGTTCGAATGTTAGGACCTCAGAGGCAGTCCAGAAACTGGCGGGtacggccatcacagctgcacacaagtggaaaaacgtgcacaacggcccacagcttcagctggaagagacagcgctataagatttggcttcacggtttgtttcaactgccttggccgattccagtcgtgggtctcaaatgggtggcaggagaacaactagtcaaagaaacgctgcgagcagggttcgaacctgcgcggggaaaccccattggatttcgagtccaacgccttaacctctcggccatcacagcttatttcaccaactcggtcatgaacagaaaaaaagacatgcaaacatgctacctgaaggatggcgatcggagggacaagcataagttcacacatgtcaaacgcaggaccacctttcttcactgagagacatggcattacatgtgtagcttgaaaagggcagagataagagaccaggggcctattgcacaaaactaggataagggattaacccgggatatcttggttatcctggctcaatttatccgtgatccagttgcacaaaagcgggatagggggcagcaggatatgttatggtataagttaccatggcgatttattctgtggagctagcctgctcctgaccaggctaacatccaagataagttgattctaatggtaattacattatctgattggttcagctagctgtcattcaaatgagacctccacgtgattttttttaaagagctgtagattccatttatatattatttgctacatgcatttactcgcaaaacacagcaaaatgtctgcctaataccatatggatgtcatttaaattatggtggccttataattaataacatagcctactcgttgtttgcttcttttttgacagatgcttgatgaataggctgctgtaggctagtagttgattggaagtggaggggacatttttcgaaggtgttttcaactaattcggcttttaagacaaattaagatacattgtgcatctttgcggtggcaaagcgcttccttaatgacgttgcgtgccgagacaaggaagctctcacacgtgggtgcatacgtaaatttgcattcagttgatctgccacacctactcccgctatgtaacagaaataatcatgatcccccatccaaaaaagtaaaactttacctcgttgttagtctatatcaaaagcggttgttcactttgtgtgcaagacgctatttttcgcgtcttttttattccaaccgcaaGTTAtagggggagaaacgagaacgcgcacatacaccgaataacttacacctggcttgatgaatccgtgtctgctcatcctgcactgtaaaaaatgtgaCTAGTAGTTACTCAAAAAAATTGTGGCAACAAAGTGACAAGTAATATAATTGAGTAGATTTTAATACTACAACTTTGATTAGAATTCATTGAAAAAGTCAACTAAATTTACACAATAAAATTAACAACATTATCAAATTATTTAGTAAATCCAAATTAATACCACAAGAAAAACTAACTTACATTAACTAAGTATCTATGCAAAATTAATTCTTTTTTACTATATATCTGGGCAAACCTAATCAACATTTACTAATTATTTGGGCAAAATCAATTAATATTTACTACATATTTGGACCAACATAATTCATATTTACTAATTATTTGGGTAAAACGTATTTATATTTACTACTTATCTGAGCCAACATAATTCATATTTACTAACTATTTGGGCAAAAGTTATCTATATTAACTACATATCCAGGCCAACCTAATTCATATTTACTAACTATTTGGGCAAAAGTGATTTATATCTACTACTTATCTGGTGTAAGTTGGACTGTCTAGATAAAAGTTTTTTGCATTAATTGTATTAAATCATATTTTAGTACATTGTCAAACACTTTCCAAACAACTCAATAGCATAGCTAACCTTAGCTTCTAATGCCAAAATGCACTCAGGTCAACCATGCATGAAAATACAGTCTTGAAAAATGTCTTGCTGAAGTAACTTAATAACTTAAGACACCTGAGGCAGGTACATTTAACCTTACTGCAAAATGTTGTAATTTTATTTTACATGAAATCATACAACAGATCGTCAGATATTTCAAATAGgatacaaaaaaaatgcattaccCTCCTCTGCATTTTCTACCAACAATTTTACAACGGAGACtagcactgtgtgtgagtgaacagtTCTGTACTATGCATGTGTACAAAATGAATAATCAATTCAACAGAAAGACGTTGAACGTGTCTCAACAACACATGGCTCACCTACAAGAGTTTCACTCCAAAACGAGAACAAAACACCAAAACTAGCTGGATACTGCTTGTGCCTGTATTTGAAGTGAGACCACAGAGACTTAAATGAAAGAACTTCattgttaaataaaaaaaaataaagtttaaAGCACTAGATTAAAAATAGAAATCACAGGGTACAAAAATAGTTGCCTCTGACAAAATTAGGTGAAAAAATTAACCACTTCCTTAAAGAATGCCATTCCCACTGTATGGTTGGTCGGTATTTCTGAAGAATCATTTCTGAAGAACACTCAAACTTACTTGTTGCTAACtgtaacaatgttaaatttcaAATGAAAAGTTGCCTcttagataaaaaaaagaaagaagacaaTACCACTTATTTAGTATGGTTGATGGGCGATTGTGAAGCATTTGAAGGTTACATTGCAAGGGTTGACAACATGTCAAAAGACTTCTATTTGGCAAGAGACCATATTCTTAAGCTAGCAGTTTGTTCTTGAGGTTGTTCACTTTTGGGGTCAGCTTTGAACCGTCCAGCTCGAGGAGGAGTTTCTGGAAGACTTCAAACGTATATTTGAGCTCCTTGGGATAGGCCAAATTTACAGCATAGATCAACCCAAGGAGCATGGAGCAAGCCCTTGCAAAGTTGCCCAGGGCGGTCAGAACTTTCAGGCCCTCTACCACGATACCAACGTCGTCTGGACCTTCTGATGTATTCGCCTTGATGGTGTAGATTTTAATCCTTTGCACAGCAAGGTCCTGTGACACACTGTCTCCATCAGTATCCTGAAACAGCAAGAACATTGTCCATTTCAGACTGTTCAGAAAAAGGATTCGGTCCCAATTTGCTgcttttgaaaagaaaacctGGAATTGTCATAGCTGCATACAACATAACCAGTGGACATCAGTGTTTTAGAAAGTGATAATGTAATTGTACAATATATGTTCTTGCAAAGCTATGCAAATAACATGAACATGAGACAAGAATCATGAACAAGAGACATGAATGTAGAAGTACAAATATGTACTTCAACTTACATCATACTCTTTAAGGAGATGATCTAAAGATTCCCCAAGGTACACCACCAAACATCGGATGACAACAGCTCTGGTCACATTAGTGGTAGGATTGGTTGGAgcctgaaatgaaaaaaataaacattattcAAGGATAAAAAACATCCAATGGCAAGAGTTTGTGAGTGGAGCTGAGCGGTGTGAATATGTTGCCACCCGCTTAAAAGGCTGTTCACTCGGCTGCTCCTTcactcaaattcaaataaagTAATATGCAAATGATATTCCAACCCATTCCTAACCCTTCCTTTAATAAACTATTAGCTAACATAACTCATTAAAGGGTACCTTGAGTAAGATTGCCTGCAACCTCAACCCCATGGTTCCACCCTTGGATTGGAAGAGATTCACAAGCTTCGGAGTATATTCATCCAGCTTGGCCATGAACTTTGACTCAAGATGCACCATTGTGATTCTGTAAAACTCATCCTGAAtctgaaaatgaaaagaaacaaatgTAGATTATACTTCTTACGTTTTAAAAGCAGGAATAAAATAATAGTGGTTCTGGAATTTCATCTTGAAAAATGATTTGAAAGTATCAAATATGCTAAAACCACCACTGCAGTCCATCACAATGGATAAGGAATATTTGAAAGGAATATTATGCAAGGAATTAGCATGCATGTGTAACTCACTTGAGATGCCTCAAATAGAGCAGGCCATCTGGCATTGATGTCCTCAATCCTGGGTGATTGGTTGACAATTTCATTTTTTCTGTGTGCAAATGTTTTCCCCATTTTTTCTTTTATCACTTTGCTGTTGTCCCTTTTCCTTACTTCAGTGAGTAGCTGAATCCTCTCTTGTTCTTGACTTTCTTCATTCTCTCCTGCCGGGTAAGGGGGGAGGTAGTTTACTTCTGCCTTTCTAGGCTTTTTGACATTCCTTGCAGACTTCTGGTCAGCAGGGCTTTTGCGTTTGAGTGCATTGCACACAACTTCAGGAACTCCGAAGCCTCTAAGTTTAGTGCGATAATTTGCCATCTTGTACTTTAAGCTTTGTTGCCAGCCATAGAAACCTGAGAATGAGCCTGGTTCCTTGAGAAATGGATACTTCGTGCAAAGTGCCTCAGCAACGTCACTGATCTGTGCACCTGATGGATATgctgtatatgtatacatagTTTCAGACAGTTTCTCAAGTATGTCTGCCTTCACCTTTGAAGTATTCAGAAGAGTTCCATTCTTCTGATAGTCTTCAGCTGCTCTCTCAAGGCACATCTCAGTTTCATATGCAAACTGTGGAATAGGGAACTCCTTTGGCCAATGTTGGCATCGCTCTGTGGAACTTTTCTTGGGCAGGATAACAGTAGACGCCTGTGAGGACACTGATCCAAAGGATGACTCTGAACTTAATGCAACTGACTCTGCATCAGATCTAGAATCACAGTCAGTTGATTGTTGACCAATGGAACTGTCCAAATCATCTTCAACTGGAAACAGGTCAAGAATAATTTGGTCAGCCTTAACAACCTTTATGGTGTCCTTGTGTTTGATTTGGTCACTTCTATGGAGGGTAAAGAAATCTTCAAACTCGGAATCCAAATACTGGAGACTGAACTCAACAGATATTCCAAAGGTCTCCTTCACAACAGTTTGCAGTTCCTCCACAGTGGATGGGATCCCTGATGGAAGGAGCAACTTCTCAATCCGGTCCTCAATTACTACTCGTAGCTTTGCCTCCATCTTTGCCTGACAAAAGTGAATAGACAAAAGTTTACATGTTAGAGTGGACACACAGAGATTTGTGATAGAGAAAGCCTGTATGTGACAGGAATAACTGATAATTAAACTCAAATAAAATATGGTTAAAATGATCTGTTTCATCTGGTAAATCTGTATTTGGTCTTTCAAAAAATGTAGATGTATTGGTTAATATAAATCCATTTCAAGAACCTTACATTAACAACAGATGTGACGTTTGAGTGTAACCAAACGTTTTCCTCCCACACTGTAGGCTGCCAAAGGGTACACATCACTAAGTTTCTGCTGCTCCACAATACACAATTTCCCAGTGTCCTCTAGCTGAAAAGATCTGAGATGCTCTTCATACCACATCTTTTATCcacaagaggaagagggacaCATCGTCACAAGAACAGAAACGTAGACCAACACGTAGAGGTGGCAAACGACACAAGAAACGCAAGACTACGGCCCCTGCCACGGGCAAAGTATCCAATGTAGTAAACCTGTCCAAGAGACTGCTCGACATTGATGAGATTGCCGTGTTGGAAAAAGGCCTGTCTTTCGTCCCTTCTAAAAAAGCTGACCCATTCACGACCAAAATTGAACTTTTCAAGTTTTTTCGCTCTGTAAAATTGAGGGCATTTTTTACGAGAGACACCGATCCTATTGTATCTACTCTATCGACTCCAGTGAATCAATGTGATTTAGAAAAGAAACGATCCTTTAGACCTAAAAGTTCATTCATGCCTCCTGTCTTTAATCCATCAGTACAGACCTTTTGCCGGTTGGTTGATCAGGAGGTATGTGACTTATTTACATCGAACAAAGACTCTATTTTTTATTCCAATCTATCTAACAATGAGCGCACAGCACTATCCAATCTTCAGAAGGATGATTCAATTGTCATTAAACCTGCTGAGAAGGGAGGTGCAATAGTTGTTCAAGATAAGGAGTCATATCGTTTGGAGATTTTGAGGCAGCTCAATGATGTAGAATTCTACTCTCCGCTGACCAGCGACCCCACAATACGGTTTCAGAGCAGAATAAAGAGCACTCTTCATACCGCTTTAACGAATGGTGACATCACTAAAGAAGAACATGACTTTCTGCATCAAGAACACCCTGTGCGGCCGACTTTTTACACACTGCCTAAGATACATAAGAAGTTTGAAGACTTGGTTCCTGGTCGCCCTATTGTAGCGGGCTGCCAGTCTTTAACTGAACCCATCTCGCAGTTTGTGGACTGTCATATTAAATCATTAGTCTCAACCTTACCATCTTATTTACAGGATACGACTGATTTTCTGAATAAATTGCAAAATGTCGTGATATCTGAGAATGACTTGTTGTGTACGATGGATGTGACCAGTCTATATACCAACATTCCCCATGATCTAGGCCTATGTGCTTTAGAGAGTTATCTTGCATGCAGAGAACATGATCAGCCTTCAACTAAATCTCTTTGGGAAATGGCACACATAGTTTTGACAATGAATTACTTTAGATTCGAAGAGACCTTTTACCATCAAATCAAGGGCACAGCCATGGGTTCTCCCTTCGCTCCCAATTATGCGAACTTGTTCATGGGGAAATTCGAAAGTGACTTTGTTTATAAAGACAATGAGTTTGGTCAATATATTAAATGTTGGTTCCGATTCATAGACGATATATTCTTT belongs to Sardina pilchardus chromosome 16, fSarPil1.1, whole genome shotgun sequence and includes:
- the LOC134060502 gene encoding uncharacterized protein LOC134060502, producing the protein MGKTFAHRKNEIVNQSPRIEDINARWPALFEASQIQDEFYRITMVHLESKFMAKLDEYTPKLVNLFQSKGGTMGLRLQAILLKAPTNPTTNVTRAVVIRCLVVYLGESLDHLLKEYDDTDGDSVSQDLAVQRIKIYTIKANTSEGPDDVGIVVEGLKVLTALGNFARACSMLLGLIYAVNLAYPKELKYTFEVFQKLLLELDGSKLTPKVNNLKNKLLA